The genome window AATCGTTTCAATAGAAAGCACAATGATTTTATACGTCGTTTTACCGCTGGAGTTAAAACTGTTGAGGTGGATGCAAATGGGCGACTGCTCATTCCCAAAGACCTCATAACCATTGCAGGAATTACAAAAGAAGTTACCGTTTCAAGTGCGGTAAATATATTAGAAATCTGGGATAAGGAAAGGTATGAAGCGGCTATTGATAACTCGCTAGATGACTTTGCTGATCTCGCTGAAGAAGTAATGGCAAATGACACAACCGATCTCTTACCATAATCCGGTTCTTTTAAAAGAAACCGTAGACGGATTGAATATTGATCCGTCTGGCGTATACGTGGACGTAACTTTTGGCGGTGGTGGACACTCTCGTGAGATCCTTGCCCGATTAGGTCCTGAAGGAAAGCTTTATGCTTTTGATCAAGATATAGATGCACTTAAGAACACGATTGAAGATGATCGCTTTATGTTGATCCCTCAGAATTTTGGTTACATGAAGCGCTTTTTAAGACTTTATGGCATTAAAAAAGTAAACGGGATTTTAGCAGATTTAGGGGTGAGCTCCCATCAATTTGATGAGGCAGCAAGAGGGTTTTCTACCAGGTTTGATGCGCGATTAGATATGCGTATGAATCAAGATCAAGTCTTAGATGCGGTCATCGTATTGAATCAATACAGTGAAGAAGATCTTATTAGAATTTTTAAGTCCTATGGGGAATTGCGTATAGCGCTTAAGCTAGCACAACGCATTACAGCTGCAAGACAAGAGTCTGAAATTACTACCGTTGCAGACCTTAAGGAGATTTGTGCTCCTTTAGTTCCAGAACGTATAGAGCATAAGCTGCTGGCTCAAGTATTTCAAGCCATACGTATTGAAGTGAATAAAGAAATGGAAGTGCTGTACGATTTTTTAAGACAGTCAGAAGATATTTTAAAAGTAGGCGGAAGGCTGAGTGTGATTTCTTACCATTCTTTAGAAGATCGACCGGTAAAGAGGTTTATGCGAAATGGACTCTTTGAGGGAGAGCCTGAGAAAGATGTTTTCGGTAGGTCCAGTGTGCCTTTTAAAAAAATAGGTAAAATGATCATTCCTTCCAGAGAAGAAATCAAGGAAAATAACCGCGCTAGAAGTGCTAAGCTGCGTATTGCAGAGAAAATAGAAAGAGAATAAATGGCTGCCAAAATCTATGACATACTAAAAGGTAGTTTTTTAACTAATGATGATGCTTTTAAAAACTGGCGCTTTATCCTGTTTGCTGCTTTTCTAGCCATAGTCATGATTTACACAGGTCATAGTTACGAGAGAAAGGTGCACAAACTGGCGGCTCTTAATGAGCATGTGACAGAGTTGCATAGCGAGTATACCGATTTAGAAAGAAAGTTGATGTTCATGCAAATGGAATCTACCGTAACGGTAAAAATTAAAAAGAAAGGAATTGCTCCGGCTCAAAATCCGCCGCAGAAGATCATAATCTTAAAGACCAAAGATGGCAACAACTAGTAAAAACATATTAAATAAAATGTACTTGGTAGGTGCAGCGTTTGTTATTGTTGCGCTATTGGTTGTCGTGCAAATCATCAACATTCAATTTGTGGACGGTGATGCCTACAGAGCAAAAGCTGAACAACGCATTTTTAGAAACGACACCATCCCTTCAACAAGAGGGAATTTATACGATGCTAACGGTCAGTTGCTGGCGACTTCTATCAGTAAATATGATATACGTTTTGATGCTTTGGCACCATCTAACCAAGACTTTAATGATAACATAGCCGCTCTAGCAGAAGCATTATCAAAGAAATTTAATACGTCTAAAGATTATTACCTTCAAAAATTGAGAAAGGCACACAGCAATCGCAACCGCTATATGCTGATCGCAAAAAACCTCAATTATGGAGACTACAAAGAAATAAGAGAGTTCCCTTTATTTGAAAAAGGTCCTTATCGTGGCGGCCTTATTATAGAAAAAAGGATCGTTCGGGAGCATCCGTTGGGAAAAATGGCTGAGCGTATTGTAGGCTATGATCGCAATGGCAGTGCGCCTGTAGGTTTAGAAGGTGCTTTTGCTCCTTATTTAAGAGGTAGTGATGGAGTGCGTTTAGAACAGAAAATAGGGAAGAATCAATGGAAGCCTATCTCAAGTGAGAATCAAATTGACCCAAATGATGGTTATGATGTGTACACAACCATAGATGTCAACATGCAAGATGTTGCTCATCACGCTTTATTAGAACAGTTGGAGTATTTTGAAGCAGACCATGGTACTGCGGTGGTTATGGAAGTGGCAACTGGAGAAATAAAAGCGCTTTCTAATTTGGGTAGAGCAGAAAGTGGTAAGTATTATGAAAAGAGAAACTATGCTGTTTGGGAATCTCATGAGCCAGGTTCTACCTTTAAGTTGATGAGTGTCATTGCCGCATTAGAAGATAAAGTAGTCGATACCAGTACCGTTTTTGATACTCAAGGTGGGAAAATATCCTATTACGGTCGT of Nonlabens sp. Ci31 contains these proteins:
- the rsmH gene encoding 16S rRNA (cytosine(1402)-N(4))-methyltransferase RsmH — protein: MTQPISYHNPVLLKETVDGLNIDPSGVYVDVTFGGGGHSREILARLGPEGKLYAFDQDIDALKNTIEDDRFMLIPQNFGYMKRFLRLYGIKKVNGILADLGVSSHQFDEAARGFSTRFDARLDMRMNQDQVLDAVIVLNQYSEEDLIRIFKSYGELRIALKLAQRITAARQESEITTVADLKEICAPLVPERIEHKLLAQVFQAIRIEVNKEMEVLYDFLRQSEDILKVGGRLSVISYHSLEDRPVKRFMRNGLFEGEPEKDVFGRSSVPFKKIGKMIIPSREEIKENNRARSAKLRIAEKIERE
- a CDS encoding penicillin-binding protein — protein: MATTSKNILNKMYLVGAAFVIVALLVVVQIINIQFVDGDAYRAKAEQRIFRNDTIPSTRGNLYDANGQLLATSISKYDIRFDALAPSNQDFNDNIAALAEALSKKFNTSKDYYLQKLRKAHSNRNRYMLIAKNLNYGDYKEIREFPLFEKGPYRGGLIIEKRIVREHPLGKMAERIVGYDRNGSAPVGLEGAFAPYLRGSDGVRLEQKIGKNQWKPISSENQIDPNDGYDVYTTIDVNMQDVAHHALLEQLEYFEADHGTAVVMEVATGEIKALSNLGRAESGKYYEKRNYAVWESHEPGSTFKLMSVIAALEDKVVDTSTVFDTQGGKISYYGRNVRDSKYGGYGKISVAKAFEVSSNTALVQMIQNNYKSHPDDYVNRLYSMNLNEKLDLPIKGEGVPMIPHPDDENWSGLSLPWMGFGYGVQLTALQTLTFYNAVANNGVMVKPRLIREVRSKERLIEQFDRVIINPAICSQSTIDKVKVMMENVVKRGTADNLYNKNFSMAGKTGTCQAEYWKSPGNYIASFAGYFPADKPKYSCIVVIHKPNTKKGYYGNIVAGPVFKTIAQKIYANNPLLDEVELQKSIPVQIVKSNDNYLKTMHQQAETTANKMPNLIGMEAMDAIAIVENLGAKVVLRGSGKVSSQSLKQGTKLASTDKVTLTLL
- a CDS encoding FtsL-like putative cell division protein, translating into MAAKIYDILKGSFLTNDDAFKNWRFILFAAFLAIVMIYTGHSYERKVHKLAALNEHVTELHSEYTDLERKLMFMQMESTVTVKIKKKGIAPAQNPPQKIIILKTKDGNN
- the mraZ gene encoding division/cell wall cluster transcriptional repressor MraZ, producing MINFIGTYECKTDAKGRFMMPAALKKQLTPVMQEGFVIKRAVFQPCLELYPLVEWNKMMEKLNGLNRFNRKHNDFIRRFTAGVKTVEVDANGRLLIPKDLITIAGITKEVTVSSAVNILEIWDKERYEAAIDNSLDDFADLAEEVMANDTTDLLP